AGCCGGGCTAACGCATGAGGGAAAAATGGTGTCGCCAACAGGATGACGTCGCCGAGCCAGCGCATCGCATCATGAATGTCGTCACGCTGCCATGCCGCCCTCGCGAGTACGTACGCCGACCCACGACGGATGCCGGCGGAGCCAGTGGAGTGGGCTGCGCGCGCGTCGTTGACCATCTGCTGTAACAAATTTCGGTCATCGGTGTGCGCTGCCACCTCGGCGAGGATGACCATGCGAAGGACGTCATGCTCGGTTGCCCCCGTCTGCTGCGGCGGAGGAAGCGATTCGGTTGCACCGCGAGCGGCCGACAGCCGTCCCGCCGCGAGGTCGACAAGCCCACTGAAGACGGCCCACAGCGCCAGGGCCATAGCGTTGCCTTCTTTGCGGGCTTGCTCTATGCCGTCGGTGACCCGGGCCGTCGCGTCCTCCAACCGGCCGACCACTGCCAGCAGGTTCGCGTTGTACATTCCGGCGTAGGCATGCGCCAACGCGGTTTCATTGGTGTGTGCGAGTGGGGCAAGCTCTTCGAAACGGTGTAGCGCGCGGGCGGTGTACCCCTCACCGGCGTCGAGCAACGCGTGGGTGACGCCGGCCATGATCTTGGCCTCGAGATCGCCGGTGACTACCGCGGCCGCGGCGGCCTCGTCGGCGGCCGCGCGCCGTTGCCCGCCTTCGTCGAACACCAGGTTGTACGCCAGCCACGCCAGGTGCCGCGACCGGGTGACTTCGCTGATGCCACTCAATTCGAGCGCCCGCCGATTTTCCGCCACGCGCCGCTGATCGGTGTGCTTGGTGTGCACCGGGAGCCGCAGTCGGATCTCGGCCTCTACTTCAGGCGACGCCGCCTCCGCCAGCGCCACGTCGGCCAAAACTTCGGCCTCGCCGTAGCGGCTGGCCCGGTTCAGCCACCCGACCGTTTCCGCGACCAGTAAGCCGTGCTCGGCGTCGTCGGCGGGCAATAGCTGCAACGCGCGCTTGCTCAAGTCCGCGGCCGCGCTGGCATCGCCGCGGCCCACCGCCTGCGCGGCTTCGCGCAGTGCGTCGATCGCTTCCCTATCTCCGGGCTCGGCGCTTCGTGCCAGCTGGGTGGCCACCTCGGCAGGGGCCGCGCCCATGCCCAGCATCACCGACGCCGACTGTCGCTCCATCGCCCGCCGCAGCGACTGCGGCAACGACTGCCGGGTCGCCTCACGCAGTAGGTCATGCCGAAACCGAAGCTGCTCACCGTCTTCGATGAAAAGATCCGCTCGTACCGCATCTTCGAGTGCCGACAGCAACGATGTCGGCGAGCGCTCCAGCATCGCCGCCAATAGCCCGGCCGAGAACCGGTCCGGCAGCACTGCCGCCACCCGTACGACCTCCGATGCCGCATCGGAGAGCAGGTCGAGCCGTTGCTGCATGGTTGCGCCCAGACGTCGTGGCAGCCCCTCTCCGGTGACGATCGCACGGCCGCCGGACAGATTGAGTCGGCCCTCCTCACCGAGTCCGCCGACGAGTTCGCTGACCAGAAAGGGATTCCCGTGCGCTTTAGCGGCCAGATTCAGCAGCGACACATCGGCTTTCGCCCGCACCGCGTCTTGCACCATGTCGGCGACGGCGTCCGGTGCCATGGCCGTCAATCGCACGAATGTGGCGTTCGCGCGCTGCAGCACCGACAACGTCTCGTGCACCGCGGGCCCGCCAGCACCGGTCCGCGCGGTCAACACCCACAGCACCGCCACATCCGGGCGGCCTGCGGTGAGTGACCGCAGCGCCAACGCGGTGCCGTTGTCGGCCCAGTGGATGTCCTCCAGCACAATCGCCAGTGGGGTTTCCGCGGCCGCCGCATGGATCGCCTCGTGCAGGTCGTGCACCACCCAGTAGGTCAGATCCGCCGAGCCGCCCAACCGGCGCAGCGCTTCGGCGTCGCCGACCGGAGGATCGGCGTGCAGGGTCGCCATGAACAGCGAGAAGAAGGGCACTGTTTGCTGATACTCGAAGGCCTCCCCGAACAGGGTGCGTACCCCGCACTTGTCGGCCAGCGCCAACACCTCGGTGAGCAACCGACTTTTGCCGATGCCGGGCGGGCCCTCGATCACCAGCACGCCCCCGCGCCCCTGAGCCGCCGCGGCAACCGATGCGCTGATCACGTTCAGCTCGGCTGCCCGCCCTCGAATCGGCGGAGTGATCAGACGCTCGCCGCCCACATCAAATAGGCCTGTTGGAGGCCGCATCCGGGTGTCCTGTCTACCGTTTACCGGACATCAGTGCCGCTATTCTAGGGCAGCGCCTCACTCGATTTGCTGCATCAATCCGCACCGCGCATGAGCTGGGCCAATTGGGCGCGGGAGGTGATGCCGAGTTTGGTGAAGGCGTTGTGCAGATGTGTTTTCACGGTGTGGGGGGAGAGGTGTAGTTGCTGTGCGACGTCGCGGTTGGTCGCGCCGTCGGCGATCAGCTGGACGACGGTGAGCTCGGAAGCCGTGAGGCTGTCCCAGCCCGTTTTTGCCCGCGGGTGTGTGACGATGCGCCGTTCCACGCCTAGTCGGCGCAGCATGCGGCCGGCCCGGCGGGCATCGGCGACGGCCTCGCACTCGGCGTAGGTGTCGAAGGCGGCGTTGAGTTGCCCGACCGCCTGCTCTACCCGGTCGGTGCGTGCGAATTCAACGCCGGCGTCCTCGGCGGCGCTTGCATAAAGGAGGGGTCGCTGGGTCGCGCGAAGCGCGCTCGCCGCGGCTGCCAGTGCCGCGCCGTCACGCTCGAGGATCCCGCGGGCATATCCGGCGACCGCGGCGAACAGCGGCACCGGTGGCCGCTCCTGCT
This Mycobacterium simiae DNA region includes the following protein-coding sequences:
- a CDS encoding helix-turn-helix transcriptional regulator, whose protein sequence is MRPPTGLFDVGGERLITPPIRGRAAELNVISASVAAAAQGRGGVLVIEGPPGIGKSRLLTEVLALADKCGVRTLFGEAFEYQQTVPFFSLFMATLHADPPVGDAEALRRLGGSADLTYWVVHDLHEAIHAAAAETPLAIVLEDIHWADNGTALALRSLTAGRPDVAVLWVLTARTGAGGPAVHETLSVLQRANATFVRLTAMAPDAVADMVQDAVRAKADVSLLNLAAKAHGNPFLVSELVGGLGEEGRLNLSGGRAIVTGEGLPRRLGATMQQRLDLLSDAASEVVRVAAVLPDRFSAGLLAAMLERSPTSLLSALEDAVRADLFIEDGEQLRFRHDLLREATRQSLPQSLRRAMERQSASVMLGMGAAPAEVATQLARSAEPGDREAIDALREAAQAVGRGDASAAADLSKRALQLLPADDAEHGLLVAETVGWLNRASRYGEAEVLADVALAEAASPEVEAEIRLRLPVHTKHTDQRRVAENRRALELSGISEVTRSRHLAWLAYNLVFDEGGQRRAAADEAAAAAVVTGDLEAKIMAGVTHALLDAGEGYTARALHRFEELAPLAHTNETALAHAYAGMYNANLLAVVGRLEDATARVTDGIEQARKEGNAMALALWAVFSGLVDLAAGRLSAARGATESLPPPQQTGATEHDVLRMVILAEVAAHTDDRNLLQQMVNDARAAHSTGSAGIRRGSAYVLARAAWQRDDIHDAMRWLGDVILLATPFFPHALARLILGAQVAAAAGDAGLRARVLQATEVLERDRPTVPLFAAVAGYARGILEHDAQALVAAAESLRSSSRPLLFASAAEDAGGELSRAQRDAEALDQLNAAFDTYIECGAIADARRVGRTLRRLGVERRIVTRPRATKGWDSLTASELTVVQLIADGATNRDVAQQLHLSPHTVKTHLHNAFTKLGITSRAQLAQLMHNPD